A genome region from Halorussus pelagicus includes the following:
- a CDS encoding ABC transporter substrate-binding protein, translating to MSRERDGKHVSTRRQYLTYGALVGSGLLAGCSGTTDSEDESTTTGASETTATQTTTEPETTTEDTSYSVSMAPTGAVTFESVPETWVPYGGDYADMGVALGQADGMTGIGQSGEYYTDVYDELPGVSVDDERIASNDLVESDMSKELFYEMDSDVHVIDTGMLRNWFDWSQSDIEEISGKVGPFLGNMIFRRSDSWHDYRFYTLYQAFEKMAELFQERERYEAFERLHEEFVGKIQSRMPPADERPSVFLTYEGTDEPESFSPYRLTDKGTSKKQWRDLGVADALSGTGIENLSTENRSELDYENLLEIDPDVLLIRGHEGKSASEFRDTVLGYMEDHPVGKELTAVQNGRVYRGGYLRQGPIHNLFLTERAAKQLYPDEFGAVTGDNELFDRQRVADIVNGDI from the coding sequence ATGTCCCGAGAAAGAGACGGAAAACACGTATCGACGCGACGACAGTACCTGACGTACGGCGCTCTCGTCGGGAGCGGGCTGCTCGCGGGCTGTAGCGGCACGACAGACTCTGAGGACGAGTCCACCACGACCGGTGCGAGCGAGACGACCGCGACGCAGACGACGACCGAACCGGAGACGACGACCGAGGACACCAGTTACTCCGTGTCGATGGCACCGACCGGAGCCGTGACGTTCGAGTCGGTTCCGGAGACGTGGGTTCCCTACGGCGGAGACTACGCCGACATGGGCGTCGCGCTGGGGCAGGCCGACGGGATGACCGGCATCGGACAGTCCGGCGAATACTACACCGACGTGTACGACGAGTTGCCCGGCGTGAGCGTTGACGACGAGCGCATCGCGTCGAACGATTTGGTCGAGTCGGACATGTCGAAAGAGCTGTTCTACGAGATGGACAGCGACGTTCACGTCATCGACACCGGGATGCTGAGAAACTGGTTCGACTGGAGCCAGTCCGACATCGAGGAAATCAGCGGCAAGGTCGGGCCGTTCCTCGGAAACATGATTTTCCGGCGGTCCGACAGTTGGCACGACTACCGGTTCTACACGCTCTATCAGGCGTTCGAGAAGATGGCCGAACTGTTTCAGGAGCGAGAGCGCTACGAGGCGTTCGAGCGGCTTCACGAGGAGTTCGTCGGGAAGATTCAGTCCCGGATGCCGCCAGCGGACGAGCGCCCGAGCGTGTTCCTCACCTACGAGGGCACCGACGAACCCGAATCGTTCTCGCCGTATCGGCTCACCGACAAGGGCACGAGCAAGAAACAGTGGCGGGACCTCGGCGTCGCTGACGCGCTGTCGGGTACCGGCATCGAGAATCTTAGCACGGAAAACCGGAGCGAACTCGACTACGAGAACCTGCTCGAAATCGACCCGGACGTGCTGTTGATTCGGGGCCACGAGGGCAAATCCGCCTCGGAATTCCGCGATACCGTCCTCGGCTACATGGAGGACCACCCCGTCGGCAAGGAGCTAACGGCCGTCCAGAACGGCCGGGTCTACCGCGGCGGCTACCTCCGTCAGGGACCGATTCACAACCTCTTCCTGACCGAGCGCGCGGCCAAGCAACTCTACCCCGACGAGTTCGGCGCGGTGACGGGAGACAACGAGTTGTTCGACCGCCAGCGCGTCGCCGACATCGTCAACGGCGACATCTAA
- a CDS encoding ABC transporter ATP-binding protein: protein MTPEIDSEDRETGQRAERQVFDGGDSDRKSTSASVLHAEDLALGYPGTDEPVVECDRIDVPEGEITALVGPNGSGKSTMLKALSNHLDPDRGTVVLDGREIHQYGDKELARELGLLSQENDAPGSITVEDLVYHGRYPHREFFDAVSEADHEAVERAIELAGVEDLRDEEVGSLSGGQKQLAWIAMVLAQDTDVLLLDEPTTFLDLHHQLRVMEVVRTLNEEENVTVAVVLHDIAQAARFADNLVALHDGEPYDWGPPREVVTEQLLADVFEVDAAVTYTPDPEIVPKRSL, encoded by the coding sequence ATGACCCCGGAAATCGACTCGGAAGACCGCGAGACCGGACAACGGGCCGAAAGACAGGTCTTCGACGGCGGGGACTCCGACCGGAAGTCAACCTCGGCGAGCGTGCTCCACGCCGAAGACCTCGCACTCGGATATCCGGGTACCGACGAACCCGTCGTAGAGTGCGACCGCATCGACGTGCCCGAGGGAGAGATTACGGCGCTCGTCGGCCCGAACGGGTCGGGCAAGAGTACGATGCTGAAAGCGCTCTCGAATCACCTCGACCCCGACCGCGGAACGGTCGTCCTCGACGGCCGCGAGATTCACCAGTACGGCGACAAGGAACTGGCCCGCGAACTCGGCCTGCTCTCTCAGGAGAACGACGCGCCGGGGAGCATCACGGTCGAAGACCTCGTGTATCACGGTCGGTACCCCCATCGAGAGTTCTTCGACGCGGTAAGCGAGGCAGACCACGAAGCCGTCGAGCGCGCCATCGAACTCGCGGGCGTCGAGGACCTCCGCGACGAGGAGGTCGGTAGCCTGAGCGGCGGCCAGAAGCAACTCGCGTGGATTGCGATGGTCCTCGCGCAGGACACCGACGTGCTCCTGTTGGACGAACCGACGACGTTCCTCGACCTCCACCACCAACTTCGCGTGATGGAGGTCGTCCGGACGCTCAACGAGGAGGAGAACGTCACGGTCGCGGTTGTCCTCCACGACATCGCGCAGGCCGCGCGCTTCGCCGACAACCTCGTCGCGCTCCACGACGGCGAACCCTACGACTGGGGACCGCCCCGCGAAGTCGTCACCGAGCAACTGCTCGCGGACGTGTTCGAGGTGGACGCCGCGGTGACGTACACGCCCGACCCCGAAATCGTCCCCAAGCGGTCGCTGTAG
- a CDS encoding ABC transporter ATP-binding protein, whose translation MSSDYGDEDGSPLDFEQANVSRPLSRLCVRYGRPKARWLAVGLLASVVSHGAALVVPFVLGTTIDAVFNQQAAYALPLVPQSWLPTSAHGQFRLSATLVGGALVLSALSAWVRGFAMNYFAHDVMLDIRTDAYEKLTDLDMSFFDDAETGELMSILNNDTTNLELFLDNALRESVRIGVMVLGITGLLVYLNRQLAAITLAVVPLLAGFTWWFVRAVEPRYATWRTEVGNLNTRLENALSGSQLVKTATTEEYEREQVERVSQDLFDAAMDAIRLSVFYRPGMRLLTGLLLFVTFVVGGLWVFSGPPFPFGGELTVGDFVVFILLTQRLVTPLAQLSNIVDWYENAKASAARIGGLLDAPVGVRESPSATALESVDGRIEYDGVSFAYDDEQVLRDVTFGVEPGQKVAIVGPSGSGKSTAAKLLVRLYEADGGAVRVDGSEVGDVTLDSLRDAVGYVSQETFLFDGTIADNIRYGQFDASDQAVRDAARAAEAHEFIESLPDGYETQVGERGVKLSGGQRQRIALARVILQDPEILVLDEATASVDTETELSIQRSLDEITADRTAVVIAHRLSTVRDADEILVLDDGEIVERGDHDALLERDGLYATLWSVQAGRNVESPPDLAGP comes from the coding sequence ATGAGTTCTGACTACGGCGACGAGGACGGCTCGCCCCTCGATTTCGAGCAGGCAAACGTCTCGCGGCCGCTGAGTCGCCTCTGCGTACGCTACGGCCGACCGAAGGCCCGCTGGCTCGCGGTCGGGTTGCTCGCCAGCGTCGTCTCGCACGGCGCGGCACTGGTCGTTCCGTTCGTCCTCGGGACGACCATCGACGCCGTGTTCAACCAGCAGGCGGCCTATGCGCTCCCGCTCGTCCCTCAGTCGTGGCTCCCGACGAGCGCCCACGGCCAGTTCCGACTTTCGGCGACGCTCGTCGGCGGCGCGCTCGTCCTCTCGGCGCTGTCGGCGTGGGTGCGGGGCTTCGCCATGAACTACTTCGCCCACGATGTCATGCTCGACATCCGGACCGACGCCTACGAGAAGCTCACTGACCTCGATATGTCGTTCTTCGACGACGCCGAGACGGGCGAACTCATGTCGATACTCAACAACGACACGACGAATCTGGAGCTGTTCCTCGACAACGCGCTCCGGGAGAGCGTCAGAATCGGCGTGATGGTCCTCGGCATCACGGGGCTGTTGGTGTATCTCAACCGACAGCTCGCGGCGATCACCCTCGCCGTCGTCCCGCTGTTGGCCGGGTTTACGTGGTGGTTCGTCCGCGCGGTCGAACCGCGCTACGCGACGTGGCGGACCGAAGTCGGGAACCTGAACACGAGACTGGAGAACGCACTCAGCGGAAGCCAGTTGGTCAAGACGGCCACGACCGAGGAGTACGAGCGCGAGCAAGTCGAGCGCGTCTCGCAGGACCTGTTCGACGCCGCGATGGACGCCATCAGACTGAGCGTCTTCTACCGGCCGGGGATGCGACTCCTGACCGGACTGCTCCTGTTCGTGACGTTCGTCGTCGGCGGTCTCTGGGTGTTCTCCGGTCCGCCGTTCCCGTTCGGCGGCGAACTCACCGTGGGCGACTTCGTGGTGTTCATCCTGCTCACCCAGCGACTCGTCACGCCGCTCGCGCAACTCTCGAACATCGTCGATTGGTACGAGAACGCGAAGGCGTCGGCCGCGCGAATCGGCGGCCTACTGGACGCTCCGGTCGGCGTTCGAGAGTCGCCGTCAGCGACCGCCCTCGAATCGGTGGACGGTCGAATCGAGTACGACGGCGTTTCGTTCGCGTACGACGACGAGCAAGTGCTTCGAGACGTGACGTTCGGCGTCGAACCGGGCCAGAAGGTCGCCATCGTCGGTCCGAGCGGGTCCGGAAAATCGACCGCCGCGAAACTCCTCGTGCGACTCTACGAAGCCGACGGCGGCGCGGTCCGCGTTGACGGGTCCGAGGTCGGCGACGTGACCCTCGACAGTCTCAGAGACGCCGTCGGCTACGTCAGCCAAGAGACGTTCCTCTTCGACGGCACCATCGCGGACAACATCAGATACGGGCAGTTCGACGCGAGCGACCAAGCGGTCCGGGACGCTGCCCGCGCCGCCGAAGCCCACGAGTTCATCGAGAGTCTCCCGGACGGGTACGAGACGCAGGTCGGCGAGCGCGGCGTCAAACTCTCAGGCGGCCAGCGCCAGCGAATCGCGCTCGCCCGAGTCATCCTACAGGACCCCGAAATTCTGGTTCTGGACGAGGCGACCGCGAGCGTTGACACCGAGACCGAACTCTCGATTCAGCGCTCGCTGGACGAGATCACCGCCGACCGGACGGCCGTCGTCATCGCACACCGCCTCTCGACGGTCAGGGACGCCGACGAAATTCTCGTCTTGGACGACGGAGAGATCGTCGAGCGAGGCGACCACGACGCGCTCCTCGAACGGGACGGACTGTACGCGACGCTGTGGTCGGTGCAGGCGGGTCGAAACGTCGAGTCGCCGCCGGACCTCGCGGGACCGTAG
- the alaS gene encoding alanine--tRNA ligase yields MSELEAEYRLDYFEEEGFVRKECTECGDFFWTRDPDRTTCGEPPCETYQFIDDPGFAEEYTLEEMREAFLSFFEENDHERIDPYPVAANRWRDDVLLTQASIYDFQPLVTSGETPPPANPLTISQPCIRMQDIDNVGKTGRHTMAFEMMAHHAFNAREDLEDPDQYAYQGEVYWKDETVQYCDEFFESMGADLDEITYIEDPWVGGGNAGPAIEVIYKGAELATLVFMSMEQDPDGDYEMKDGNRYSKMDTYIVDTGYGLERWTWMSQGTPTVYEAIYPEMISFLKENAGIDHSEEEETLVHRASKLAGHMDIDEAEDMEAARDNIARELDVSTAELETLLEPLEDIYAIADHCRTLAYMLGDGIVPSNVGTGYLARMVLRRTKRLCDSVGVDAPLDELVDMQAERLEYENRDTVRDIVRTEVEKYRETLEQGGRRVERLAEEYAEKGDPIPTDELVELYDSHGIQPDMVEEIAAEFGTGVEVPDDFYSVVASRHDSGQAVEEEEETDDRLADLPETERQFYEDQYGTDFEAVVLDVFEREDEDGETMYDIVLDQTMFYPEGGGQPADHGTLTTDEASVKVSDVQTENGVILHRTDEPVGKGDIVRGKIDRARRRRLMRHHTATHLVVHAAREVLGDHIRQAGAQKGIDSSRIDVRHYDRIDRETREEIEMVANELVMENTSVQQEWPNRHEAEEEYGFDLYQGGIPAGQNIRLIHVSEDVQACGGTHVRRTGDVGTIKILNTERVQDGVERLTFAAGEAAIEATQRTERALSDAADVLDVVPEEVPETAERFFEEWKGRGKQIEDLKEQLAEARASGGGGGEEVEVGDATAVVQRLDGDMDELRATANALVEEGKIAVIGSGADGATFVVAVPDGIGVNAGEVVGELARKVGGGGGGPPDFAQGGGPDAEKLDDALEEAPDVLKQVANV; encoded by the coding sequence ATGAGCGAACTCGAAGCGGAGTACCGCCTCGATTATTTCGAGGAGGAGGGATTCGTCAGGAAGGAGTGTACCGAGTGCGGTGACTTCTTCTGGACGCGCGACCCCGACCGAACGACGTGCGGCGAACCGCCCTGCGAGACCTACCAGTTCATCGACGACCCCGGATTCGCCGAGGAGTACACCCTCGAAGAGATGCGCGAGGCGTTCCTCTCGTTCTTCGAGGAGAACGACCACGAGCGCATCGACCCCTATCCCGTGGCCGCGAACCGTTGGCGCGACGACGTGCTACTCACGCAGGCGTCAATCTACGACTTCCAGCCGCTCGTCACCTCCGGCGAGACGCCGCCGCCCGCGAATCCGCTGACGATTAGCCAGCCCTGCATCCGGATGCAGGACATCGACAACGTGGGCAAGACGGGCCGACACACGATGGCCTTCGAGATGATGGCCCACCACGCGTTTAACGCCCGCGAGGACCTCGAAGACCCCGACCAGTACGCCTATCAGGGCGAGGTCTACTGGAAGGACGAGACGGTCCAGTATTGCGACGAGTTCTTCGAGTCGATGGGCGCGGACTTGGACGAAATCACGTACATCGAGGACCCGTGGGTCGGCGGCGGCAACGCCGGACCCGCCATCGAGGTCATCTACAAGGGCGCGGAACTTGCCACGCTGGTCTTCATGTCGATGGAGCAGGACCCCGACGGCGACTACGAGATGAAGGACGGCAACCGGTACTCCAAGATGGACACCTACATCGTGGACACCGGTTACGGTCTCGAACGCTGGACGTGGATGTCGCAGGGCACGCCGACCGTCTACGAGGCGATATACCCCGAGATGATTTCGTTCCTCAAGGAGAACGCGGGCATCGACCACTCCGAGGAGGAAGAGACGCTCGTCCACCGCGCGTCGAAACTGGCGGGCCACATGGACATCGACGAGGCCGAGGATATGGAGGCCGCCCGCGACAACATCGCTCGCGAGTTGGACGTTTCGACCGCGGAGTTAGAGACCCTGCTCGAACCCCTCGAAGACATCTACGCCATCGCGGACCACTGCCGGACGCTGGCGTACATGCTCGGCGACGGCATCGTCCCGAGCAACGTCGGCACGGGCTATCTCGCCCGGATGGTTCTCCGGCGGACCAAGCGCCTCTGTGACAGCGTCGGCGTGGACGCGCCGCTCGACGAACTCGTAGACATGCAGGCCGAGCGACTGGAGTACGAGAACCGCGACACGGTTCGGGACATCGTTCGTACCGAGGTCGAGAAGTACCGCGAGACGCTCGAACAGGGCGGTCGCCGGGTCGAACGGCTCGCCGAGGAGTACGCCGAAAAGGGCGACCCGATTCCGACCGACGAACTGGTCGAACTCTACGACTCCCACGGCATCCAACCGGACATGGTCGAGGAGATCGCCGCGGAGTTCGGGACCGGCGTCGAGGTACCCGACGACTTCTACAGCGTCGTCGCCTCCCGCCACGACTCCGGGCAGGCCGTCGAGGAAGAGGAGGAGACCGACGACAGACTCGCCGACCTGCCGGAGACCGAGCGCCAGTTCTACGAGGACCAGTACGGCACCGACTTCGAGGCCGTCGTCCTCGACGTGTTCGAGCGCGAGGACGAGGACGGTGAGACGATGTACGATATCGTTCTCGACCAGACGATGTTCTACCCCGAAGGCGGCGGCCAACCCGCCGACCACGGGACCCTGACCACCGACGAGGCGAGCGTGAAGGTCAGCGACGTGCAGACTGAAAACGGCGTCATCCTCCACCGGACCGACGAACCGGTCGGTAAGGGCGACATCGTCCGCGGGAAGATAGACCGCGCGCGTCGCCGTCGGTTGATGCGCCACCACACCGCGACCCACCTCGTCGTCCACGCGGCCCGCGAGGTGTTGGGCGACCACATCCGGCAGGCGGGTGCCCAGAAGGGCATCGATAGCTCGCGCATCGACGTGCGCCACTACGACCGCATCGACCGCGAGACCCGCGAGGAGATAGAGATGGTCGCCAACGAACTCGTGATGGAAAACACGTCGGTCCAACAGGAGTGGCCCAACCGCCACGAGGCCGAAGAGGAGTACGGCTTCGATCTCTATCAGGGCGGCATCCCCGCGGGCCAGAACATCCGACTCATTCACGTCTCCGAGGACGTGCAGGCCTGCGGCGGCACCCACGTCCGGCGCACGGGCGACGTGGGCACCATCAAGATTCTGAACACCGAGCGCGTGCAGGACGGCGTCGAACGCCTCACCTTCGCGGCGGGCGAGGCCGCCATCGAGGCGACCCAGCGCACCGAGCGAGCGCTGTCCGACGCCGCGGACGTGCTGGACGTGGTTCCCGAGGAGGTCCCCGAGACCGCCGAACGGTTCTTCGAGGAGTGGAAGGGCCGCGGCAAGCAGATAGAGGACCTCAAAGAGCAACTCGCCGAGGCCCGCGCCTCCGGCGGCGGAGGCGGCGAGGAGGTCGAAGTCGGCGACGCGACCGCGGTGGTCCAGCGCCTCGACGGCGACATGGACGAACTCCGAGCGACCGCCAACGCGCTCGTCGAGGAGGGCAAAATCGCGGTCATCGGAAGCGGCGCGGACGGCGCGACCTTCGTCGTCGCGGTGCCTGACGGCATCGGCGTCAACGCTGGCGAAGTGGTCGGCGAACTCGCGCGAAAGGTCGGCGGCGGGGGCGGCGGCCCGCCGGACTTCGCGCAGGGCGGCGGCCCGGACGCCGAGAAACTGGACGACGCGCTGGAGGAGGCCCCGGACGTGCTGAAGCAGGTCGCCAACGTCTGA